A genomic window from Archocentrus centrarchus isolate MPI-CPG fArcCen1 chromosome 2, fArcCen1, whole genome shotgun sequence includes:
- the LOC115797992 gene encoding growth hormone receptor-like has protein sequence MLCLLLCLLPPVSYGSIVAQPAAHTEKHNHEAAGGTTARPHIYFCRSPNMEDFTCWWHPLRNLTDREVVNYILTYSTEKETKHECPDYMTGGPNSCHFDSSHTSIWTVYCMTVTAVTAHRNYTSKQHCLDVAEIVQTETPVNLTYNLTDADSNEMGQTALISWTYPEPAHVQYGWITLVYELQYRRVTEPDNWKVKHPLCEPQVELLGLPVDDYVVRVRCRARHSKLWSDWSSALSMSVPPRPSAGPSAGRWDVGKLLVLILLTGVGVGALLIITFSLVLQRKRLKEYILPLLLKKGNLDEISRYFSKFHSYKPHKLTSCSEDVWDRTSATDIYVTIPKDSSDTESERDTVNVPCDLVPTEMSPHHQLTASNPTSYVQSVPSYCSLPADAVAPSLNVSSPWPMLKIVSLPGTDYSMLEHPGVPNAVPTPDLTSSTSHSPQDIYTCIQLLNESGEVHLAPCCRELPPLPKANLDPGEKEDKKKEATNHQTWRNDGGNSEKSEAAVIQPLLLLATAAE, from the exons ATGTTGTGtctgctgctctgtctgcttcCTCCAGTGAGCTACGGCAGTATTGTTGCCCAGCCTGCCgctcacacagaaaaacacaaccaCG AGGCGGCCGGTGGCACCACGGCGAGGCCTCACATCTACTTCTGCCGCTCGCCCAACATGGAGGACTTCACCTGCTGGTGGCATCCGCTCAGAAACCTGACAGACAGAGAGGTGGTCAACTACATCCTCACCTACTCCACAGA GAAGGAGACCAAACATGAATGTCCAGACTACATGACTGGCGGCCCAAACAGCTGCCACTTCGACAGCAGCCACACGTCTATATGGACGGTGTACTGTATGACTGTGACTGCCGTCACCGCCCACAGAAACTACACCTCCAAGCAGCACTGCCTGGATGTGGCAGAGATAG TTCAGACTGAAACACCAGTCAACCTGACCTACAACCTGACGGATGCCGACAGCAATGAAATGGGCCAAACCGCGCTGATCTCCTGGACCTATCCGGAGCCCGCTCACGTGCAGTATGGTTGGATCACGCTGGTCTATGAGCTGCAGTACAGACGTGTCACTGAGCCCGACAACTGGAAG GTGAAGCATCCTCTGTGTGAGCCTCAGGTGGAGCTGCTCGGACTTCCTGTCGACGACTACGTGGTCCGAGTTCGCTGCCGCGCGCGGCACTCCAAGCTGTGGAGCGACTGGAGCTCCGCACTGTCGATGAGCGTCCCCCCGAGGCCGTCTGCAGGGCCATCAGCAGGCAGATGGGATGTTG GTAAACTGCTGGTGCTAATTCTGCTGACTGGAGTCGGTGTTGGGGCTCTGCTCATTATCACCTTTAGTCTTGTTCTACAGAGGAAGAG ACTAAAAGAGTACATCCTGCCACTGCTCCTgaag AAGGGGAACTTGGATGAAATCAGCCGTTATTTCAGTAAATTCCACAGCTACAAGCCTCACAAGCTTACAAGCTGCTCTGAGGACGTCTGGGACCGCACGAGTGCCACTGACATCTATGTGACCATACCAAAGGACAGCAGTGACACAGAATCAGAGAGGGACACAGTAAATGTGCCCTGTGACCTGGTGCCCACAGAAATGTCTCCCCACCATCAGCTCACAGCGTCAAACCCGACATCATACGTGCAGAGTGTGCCGTCTTACTGCTCCTTGCCCGCTGATGCAGTCGCCCCGTCTCTGAATGTTTCTTCCCCGTGGCCGATGCTGAAGATCGTATCTCTACCTGGGACGGATTACAGCATGTTGGAACATCCCGGCGTTCCCAATGCCGTCCCCACTCCAGACCTCACTTCCAGCACCAGCCACTCACCGCAGGACATCTACACCTGCATCCAGCTCTTGAATGAAAGTGGGGAAGTGCATCTGGCGCCGTGCTGCCGGGAGCTCCCGCCTCTCCCAAAAGCCAACTTAGATCCTGGAGAGAAGGAGGACAAGAAGAAGGAGGCAACCAACCACCAAACATGGAGGAATGATGGCGGCAACTCTGAGAAGAGCGAAGCGGCCGTCATTCAGCCGCTGTTGCTGCTGGCAACAGCGGCTGAGTGA